AGTGATTAACTCATCAGCACTACACAGAACTCCTCTTACTTTTTGGCCAAGTTGCTTTATCACTCACCGCCCTGGTCACAGCAAATACAGCACAAAGATGAATTTGCATGACATTAAAGGTCGCTGAATGAATTTTGTCACTGTtttataatgttaataattaGTACCTAGCTAACtattttcaaagccattttaTTTAGCATAGTCAGTCAGGATTTCTATTaggaaatttcattttcaatttcatgttttttgtcatccacccatccatcagtttatttatttgtttgttcaaaTTCTTTCAAATCCCTAACATTCATCTTCCACCCAGGATTTCATATAAATATggaaatatattaattaaattACTCTGAGTTGAATGATACAAACTTTTATATAAGTCACTGAACTTTTTCAGATGTGGCCTATTTCTGTCTCATACCGTTTTCACTCATCAGTTAAATTGGATCATCTTGTAAAAACATAGTTTTAATGAAAGGATGTTAATTTCCTTTGATACAGATAGTagttatatatacacatgtcagaaaaataaagcaCCTGACTTATTGTTTTGGTGGTAATTAATTTCAGCTCCACAGCCAAGACTGgttgttagttttttttatgtatatctGTGATTTTGTGAATATCCTCTCATGGCTCCTCAGAAGAAGGGATTACTGTAGCCATGACTTGTCTTAGTCTTGTTCATCATTTATACAGACATGAATTTGAATATTCATAGTGTGAAGAAGGAACTGGTTTCATACGTTGACCCTGGTCCTTACTGGGAGCAGTTTGTATGTTTtcctcttgtttgtgtgtgttttcctcccagCATTCCAGTTTCCCTCCACAGTCCAAACAGGTGCAGGTCAGTGTGTGCAGGACAACCCACCCTGAGCATGGGTGTGAAGGTGAGCATGAGGATGTGTATCTGTCTGGGCCGATAGATTCCACctagtgcatgctgggatataCTCGTATGGGCATACacatgtaactgtgtgtgttagtgaatAAGTTAGTGacagagtggggaaaaaaggagaaagagatcATTTTAGGTGGAAAACAATAgacttaaaacaaaacagaggccTCACACTTGGATTGAAAAATGTCTGCGGTCAGCTCAGCTTGCCCAAGTCTACCAAAGGGATTTTTAAACTGCATCCGTGAACATATATGAATTAATATTTGATGACACATGAACCGTGTTACTCTAAATATTTTATACTTACATTTGTAGTCCTTTGAACTCCAGCTGCCAGCAGCACCAGTCACTTTACTTGCCACTTCTGAAAGTGATGCACAGCCACAGAGGTTATGTAGGAGCTGTGGAACCTCTCAGTACATCTGGTATCATCAGGCACTATGGGACagcagtgtaatgtaacataaattAAACAGTGCTGAACATGCTGAAAATAGTATTTAgttattcattgattcatttgcTTGCTCACTTACTTACTCGTAAcacttgttgtgttttattttgctttttaaaaatctgctgaATGAACTCCACAGATGCCCAAAGGGGTGACAAAAAGTTGAGGGGTGTTACAAAGTGTGAACAAATAGAGCTTGTGTTAGTTTTGTTAACTTGACTTGAAGGTAAAACACAGCACCTCAGCAAATGTTTGATGCTGTACAGTAAACTTCACTGTACACTGCagcatttaataataataataataaaaaaaaaacatatagacCTACATGACTATTTCAACATCCTAAATTCAAactgcattacaataaaaaaaaaaaaaatcatcatattgttgttgttgttattgttgttgttgttgtccaaATAATCACAAATGTCGGTGTAGCATATTTTTGGTGCTCATGTAATGGAAAGAAATGCATGCGTTACCACTGTAAGAACACTTACAACATCAGGATGGTGCACTCTGTTCAGATCGGGCAAATCAGGCTGCAGAGAAATCTCTGACCACCACCGCCACCTAGTGGTTACTTTTCGCTTTTAACTGCGTCATCAAAACATGAAAGAACAGAATGCGTGGaaacaaatgcagaaatatttctttaattaaattaCAGCAGCTTCATATACAATAGGCTACATTCAAACTATAATGTATAGTCCCATATAATAACCACCATATTTATTTTGCCCATGTTGCCGAACTTATCTGAAGCTGAGATAGAAGAGAGATTAAAGAGAGATTAAATATGACCATGGCCTACTTTGATACTTCAAAACATAATTGACCATGATGCATAATTTATATGCAGTGTCTATGAGTATAATAAtttaaaactaataataaatattttataaagcTCACTGCAAAGTGAACAAGCCATTTTCTTAAAAGTGTCTGGAAGCGTCAGTAGATATTGTTTTTCCAATGTAAATCCTAGACAGAGCCAGCAGAGTCTGTGGCAGGTGATCTAAAGAACTGAATGAAGCCCTGCTGTCGTTTCAATGCCATGGTGTCAATGTGGCTACTGTTAAAAAgtaattcatcatcatcatcgtcatcatcatcacataaaaaacatcatcatcatcatcatcatcatcatcatcatcaccaccaccaccaccataatcaccttcatcatcatcatcatcattatcaccatcttcatcatgcCTCTCCTGCTCACCttactattttctttttttttttttttttttttttttttaatcgcaCCACAGCTGGTGCATTTGAACCAGCACTGAAATTGTTGTCCAACATGATATCAAACGCCACACTTTGACTACACTCAGAGTGCAGTTTCGCTCCTGGACACTAGCCGGTGCCATCGAGCTGTACTGTGGTTTGCCTGCCAGACGTGAATGTTTCACTTAAcagcagttcagttcagttgatgACTGACGACAAATCCACGTTGGATTTAAAAAGAGgccgttttctttctttctttctttctttctttctttctttctttctttctttctttctttctgtctttctttcttacaaTAATTTGTTTGTAAATTTCAAGTCACCGATTCAACTAGGCACTTTTAGCCAAAATGTTATGTCGATTACATAAGCATCTTCTGAAATGTGgggaatacataaataaatatataaataaacacatcaaaGAATTACTTAAAgtcagactatgcagtttcaaatggcaGGGCACACCACTTTTGCTTACTGATGTTAAATAAGAGCCTGAAGAAGGATAAAGCTCCTCAGGTTCATGTCAGGACTTTTAACCCATAGAATTAATGTGACGCTTGTAAATGCCTGATGATGTCAATTGTACACAAAGACATAAACAATGGAGGGAAATGCTGATATTGTGGGTTATGACGGGGTAAAGGAAGGAGCTGTGCTGAACTCTTGAAGCTTTTATAAATGATATTCTTTTGAGAACTGAGTGGCATCCGTCAGTCTTTACCACATCCTAACACAGTGGAGTACCCTCCCCTCTGAAACTGCGCAGTCTGACTTTAAACATTATTTGTTCTAAATActactgtactatactatatactatacTATAGTATATTATACTATAGCatatactataatatataataataatatcatcatAAGATCAACAAAATGTCATCTCTTCTCTGGGGAATGaatcaattcaaagcattttcaTGTTCCTTTCATGTTCAATTCAACATCAAAGTGCATAACATTAGTTATATCTTTTAGCAGATAAATGCAGTTGAAAATTTTATATTCTGCCCAGACAGAATGAGCCCCTGACAGTGTGTGCTATTGATCTTCATTTCCATAAGCCTTGAGGTTTCAGACTGAGCTTATCATACAAAATGGCTAGGTGAGGCTCTGATCTTTAGTTACATAAACCCTCATGTTTCAGTGTGGTTTGAGTTTCCGTGGGGTGCAGCGGTGTAACCACATGCATGCACCCCATGCTCCAGGTAATGTTGTTCTCTCGTCTTTTCACTGCTAGATGCTGCTGATGTCAATAAGCTTGCATGCAATTAGAGAAGTCAGATTGAGATTGAAAGAAGGAAATGCATTACACAAGAATATATCTCAGACGTGCACAAATTTCCCTACATTTTAAGAGCACTGTACACACATTCATTGTCATTTACAGCACTAGTTGTTGCCTTGTCACATCTCCTGATGACAATTGATGAATAAACCAAATGTACATCCTCCACCTGTAATGACAAAGTAGGAAATTGCTACTactgaacaatgcaataaaattgCTATTTCTGCAGCAGGGTACATTACAGATTCTGTCAGTGTAATCAGtatcaccatcttcatcaccaccatcatcatcaaatacTTACCCTGCTGTCCGGGCCACAGCAAGGAAGGTTACTGGAGGAAACTTTGGGGAATTTtttagagaaacagagacaatgGATTAGGCATGACATCAAACAACCACTTCACTTTTTGGCCCATTATACAATGCCTAAtgacattaactaacattaataaatgttttaacaACATGTCTAACAGGGTATACCTTACCTGCACACCTCCTTCGTCTGAGACAGCAAattaaaagcacaaataaaagaagaaatgaaagggATGTTGATGTTCCATATATGACTTGTGTCAGATATTGTGGCTTTGGTACTGTTTGTGTACCTGTAAACCAAAGACACCGTTTCAAGTATTgacatttaatttgtttcaggTAAGAATGAACGGATAAGAGGCAAGAATGATTCACCTTAAGGGCTAAAAACATTCTTAGTACTAACCTGTTGTTTGGTTTGAGGCGTTTGTTGGTCCATGTGTGCTGTTAACTGTATTGTATCCATCAAACTTTGGCTTTGCACTGCATTTTAATGACCCAAATGGACCCACAAGCACTGATATATTCCATCCATCTTTCTCCACCTTTACTGTGCTGTTTGGTTCAATATCACTGATCACCATGTCACACATCACTGAGCAAGCAGAAGATGGAGCCATATTGTGGTCTGGAACTGTAACGTGGCACAACGATCTTTTAGTTGAAGCGTTTGTTATTGCTGAagaaaaatgtgtcagtgtgttactGTATGTTTCCTGTACCTGTTAATACACACAAGTTGATAGAAAGTATGGCACATTTCCTTATCCAGCATGTATATTTTCCGGAATCAGCACTGCTGACATTCATGAGGTGTAAAGAGTTATTTGAACTGATAAAGTTTCTCAGTGGTCCTCTTAGGATCCGATGTGAGGAGTTTCTGTGTGCGCTCCTGTTTGCAGTGGCCCTCGATTTACCGGTTTGGAACCTCCATTTTACGCAAGTAAACTCATCTGAATATTTATATGTGAAAGTGCCACCTAAAACAATGAAGAATGTCTTGTGATGTTCTGTAAACATttctggaaagaaaagaaagaaagataataAGAGGCAAGGCAAGACATTTCATACATAGAGGCAATTCAAAGTCCTTTACAGAATGTCTAGAAtacaataaaagtaaagataCAGGGGAAAAACGCAAGAGCGCAAAAGTTTAAGAGTGAGAAGATGATGGGTTGGGGTGTGAATTAAGAggaaatgagacagagacagagaactTATGTGATATGATAGAActcaaatgataataattaataaGGCACTGACCTTTCTTCTCCACAACCAACTTCTCACTCCCGCAGTTGTTTTTGTCACCATATTCACACCAGTATGTGCCTTGGTCCTCTTCTGTAAAATGTTTGATGACCAGGGAGCGATTATTCAAAACACTTATTTTATGCTGAAGAGCATTGTTATGGTAGAACACTCCTTTTGTATCTTGAAAAGCGACCCGGATTGGTTCATTAACGTTGTCCTTTCTGTAAAACCATTTGAAAGACTTTGATTCACATCCAGAGTGTCGACAAGGTAGTACAGCTTGAGTCCCTGGCGTGATACAAAGATGCTTTGAGGCTGGTGAGACATCAGTTTTACCAGTGAGATTGATGGAAATATGAATTGTTTTTAGTGAAATGTAATACAGTATTGTCAGACAGCAATAATCTTCACAACCTTACGTCTAAAATTGAAGGTAGACCCAATATTCGTTATTCAGTCAGTCATACTTACTGATTTCTGAGGCAAACGTAAGTGGATTCCAAATAATCAGTAAAAAAATACAGGCCTGCTGCATGACTGTGGCTAAGGCAATTAAtctctgcagaaacagaaacaatacCGTATTCTAGAAGAAACCTGTTTATAGCTATAGTGCTACTGAACATAACAAAAGACTGCGTTGTTCATCTGAAGATTGTTGGCTCATAATGACAGATAGGAAGTGGTCCAACTGCCGGAACAGGTAAAAATAAGTGTCTTGTCACCCACTCTTTTCAACTGGTGGCTTAGTATTTGGCTTTTATTTGCACTTTGCATTATCTTATTATGGCTTGTGATGCATGCATCTGCAACTGTGTACTATCATTTCACAGGTACAGGTGGTGAATGCACACTCACGACTGTTTGCACCATTATGCCCCGTACAGTTTGTTATGGAAATTACTGTTTGCACCATTATGCCCTGTACAGTTTGTTATGGAAATTACTGTTTGCACCATTATGCCCCATACAGTTTGTAGTggatattatatatttatgaatTCATATATAAATCGTAAAATTTCAGGTTAGGCctgtatcatttatttatctactaAGAACAAATTTCAGTGGACTCATTTGCCTCATTTTTCCTTTGCGTCAATTCAACAACTGGTTTGAATCTAAGAGGCGGCTTGATTTGACCTCGAGTCTATTAGTAAGCAACAACTGTGACTGgcatttttgaaaactgtggGATGCAAAATAAGTCATATCAAAAGCTAAAAAGGTGAATCATTTCTAACCTCTTGCTTGGGTTCCTTTAGTGTTAAAGTCAAGATAAATCAGTGTTATTTGTACGGCCCAACAACACAATTACAAATTTGCCTTAAGGGGCTTTACAGCGACATAACATCCTCTGTGATTAGATGTTCGCATGAGATAAGGATCAAGAAAcctcaaggagaaaaaaacactgaaaaaagatAATAGAAATCACAATGGATTTATAAGACATACAAAGGAGGTAATGAGGAGGATGCCAAGTGGTGCCAGGTGCCACAGCCGCCATCTCCATGGAGACCTGGCAGGAGGAcaatgtacacatgcacacgggagactcacatcacacacacacacacacacacacacacacacacacacacacacacatacacacacacaggagaagagACAAGAGGGACATCAGAGCAggataacaaaatgaaaacagaatgtgtttCAACTCTACGGCTGTCTCAGCagtttttttaataatgaaaaaaagaaaaaacctctTTATGAAAGGATAAAGGGTTACACAAGGTTAGCATATTAGGTGCATATTGAGGCTAACATAAGCCTCTATCAGTTAGTCTTGTGTGAAAGCAAGTAATGATGTAGCTCTTGAAGCAATATAAAGACAGCCTGCCTACTCATGTCTCTTTGATTGTactaattcattaaaaaaaaaaaaaaataataaaaaaaaaaataataatatatatatatatatatatatatatatatatatatatatatatatatatatatatatgcatgacAGCTGAATGTAATCTAATTGTAATCTAATCGCAGTTCATCATTTAATGCTGATCTGGATTCCACATTATCTGCTGCGCACACAATTCAATATCTCTGTGTTCCCTGCAGCTTTTGATGTCAGTGGAGGCTGTGGCATACTCTCCACCCACCATGCTGTCAGTCAACCTGACGTCACACCCCTCTGTCTTTGCATACACCTCTCTTTTATCAAGTAGGTCGTCTTTTCTTGTGGCACCAAAGCCTTTTTTCCCCGTTGAGTCAGGTTGAAAAGTGCCACAGGACTGATCAGAATGGAGATTATCGAAACCGTCAAGACAGCCGCACAGTTTCCTTCCAGTTTGCCTCACATGCATCACTTGTTGGCGTTGCTGCTCTTAGTTGTCGCTGTCTGCAAACTCACTGCTTTGATGGTCGAAAGAAGGGAGAAGTTGCGAAATCTTGAAGCGTTTCCAGGACCACCAGCACACTGGCTTTTCGGACACGTCCAGGAGGTAATTAAATCACGGACGGCCATTAGGAAGCGCAGCGTGATGCGTTTCATTGCCTGCGGTGTTTTGGTTTGCAGCAGATTGTCAATGTGGATGTGGTGCGTGTGGAGAGGAAAACTGCAGCGGATAATAATGCAAATTAATGTAATGACTGCCAATAACGGagcataatgttttatttttttcccgtTTTTATTGCAATAAAATTCAATAATGTTATAACTGACAAATGATGCAGTAGAATTCTTGAACTAATAACGCAATAACTTTTGCACATAATCTAATAAgctattacattattggctggatgtgtgtgtgtgtgtgtgtgtgtgtgtgtgtgtgtgtgcgtgcgtgcgtgcgtgtgtgtggtcaggTTTTTGAGCAGCTATTTGGAAAGGCAAAAGTGTCATGGAAAGTGTGACACTTTATAACCAATGAGTTAAACTTAAATAAACTGATTCAAGCATATTGTTTCATTATAGGCTCCAGTTATTAAATTTTTTAACCTAgataataatgtgataatgAGCAAATACCTTATTACATTGTGCACAAGTAGTTATTACATTACTGGTTCAAAAATTGTATTAAATATTGGccagttattacatttttgactttTAACACATTAAGAATGGGCAAAGTTATGACATTATTGGTTGCTGCAGATTTCGATGGATTGCAGGATGTCTGTGAGCAAATGAGAGTTCCCAAATGGAGATCCAGCCAGTTGAATGTTATTCAGGTGTGACTAAAGTGTCGTGCAAGGTTGGGACGGTTCAGTTCAGGTTTTCAGGAcgtcctctcttttctcttgcagtttaAACAGGATGGGACAGAACTGGACAAAGTGGTAAAGTGGGGGAAGCAATACCCGTTTGCCTTTCAATTATGGTTTGGTCCTTTTGTTTCATTCCTCAACATTCACCACCCGGATTATGTGAAAACCCTACTGTCAACAACaggtgtgtgcgtttgtgtgtgtgtctgtaaaccTTGCTGTGACACACCTTTCATATCAgttattgtttttcattgtgccctatttaaagtgaaaaagtaaCCATTTGCTTCTCCACAGAGCCAAAAGATGACTTTGGATATAGATTCTTCACACCTTGGATTGGTGAGActgcaaaacctttttttgtacattatgTCCTACACACTACCTTTTTGGGAGATGCTGACCTCTGatctcttttttgtctctctttgtctctctgtccattttttttttttaggagatgGTTTACTGGTGTCAAGTGGTCAGAAGTGGTTTCGCAACAGAAGGCTTTTGACACCCGGTTTCCATTATGACATTTTGAAGCCATATGTAAAACTGATGTCAGATTCTGCCAAAACTATGTTGGTATGTAAAATATAGTTAATTACAGATCATTACCTGCAGAAAATCACCCATAATATATCATTCTCAAATCAGTATAATGTTTGTGGAGAAATGAGAGAATttagtgaaaatttgctttattCTGTACTCTggtttctatatatttattctACTTGCTGGGGTTAGTCTTAGCATGATTGATATACAGCACAATTCATAATCAGTGCTAATTTACAGCACACAGTAAGGCCCCCCAGCCAAAACTGCAGGAGGGCTGCATGATGCGTCATTCTGCTTGTTTGTAGCATTAAAGTATCATATTTATATCATCATGAAGGCAAACAATTTAGCAGATGCAGTCCTGACCTACAGCACTTAGTGAGGTGTGCACCATTATctgtttctgtggtttctgCAGAATATTACCACTAAAGGACTCAAGCCTGAGTCACTGTGCCAactaaatgtaataataattagaaaagGTAATTGTAGATTTTAGACCAACTACTATTGATGACGACACTAAATGAGTTCATGTCAAGAAATGGAGGAATTTGTTCTTATCCAGCTCCTGCATCTATTCTTAAACTCTTTCCAGGACAAATGGGAGAGTTATGCACAAACCAGTGAGTCTTTTGAGTTGTTTGAACACGTGAGTCTCATGACACTGGACAGCATCATGAAGTGTGCCTTCAGCTGCAACAGCGACTGTCAACACGAGGGGTTAGTCAGCGTTGTGAAGGCATCGTTTTAACCACAGTCCCTGACCTTAATGTCATCATCTCAAGTTGTTACTTGTTTCACCTATATAAATTTTAATTTGAGTGAATTCTGCTTTTAATGTTAGGCTGTCTTCTCATTTCAGTGGAACAAATGCGTACATCAAAGCAGTGTATGACCTCAGTTTTCTGATTAACCTGCGGGTCAGGGTCGCTCCTTACCACAACAACATCATTTTCCACCTCAGCCCACATGGCTTCAGATTTAGGAAAGCAGTGAAGGTGGCTCATCATCACACAGGCAagctctgaatgaaaaatgtccaTTTGACTAATTGCAATCTGAGCTATCTCCACATCCTAGTGACTCTGGATCTGATCACCTTGAATTATATGATACTGCAAGCCTCAGGTTGAGATTTATTATACTATCTGTTATGCCAGTGGAGTCTGGAGTGAGCATGCAATAACAGTGTGTCTGATACTTTCTTGCCATTTCATTTGTAGAGGAAGTCataagaaagaggagagaagaactTAAGAAAGAGACTGAGCTGGACCGAATACAAGCCAAGAGAAACTTGGATTTTCTGGATATCCTTCTTTGTGCAACGGTAGGCTACACAATGTCCACATGCACCGATCCAAAACTACCTATCTGTACTCGGGCTAATTTGGGTGAATTTTGAGATTCAGGTATCTGAATCTGTTCTGCAGTCAACATCCAatgcatatataaaaaaatataataataataataatgctaataatgtacatttttaaattccACCATCATATCCATCTATGAAAATGAATGTACACTCCATTGAAATGCAACAGGCAGCAGTCACGTCTTCAGCTGGGAATTAGATTTAATCCAGAGAATGAAAGCATTTAAACAGCTAAATGTAGGATATTGTTTGCAATGCAAGCTTTTTAGGGGGTGGCAGCAGAGGTGctgattaaaatattattacttTAATGAATAACCACAAGAAGCAGGCTAGCTCTTAGAAAGTATAAACAAAGACAGCAAACTTCAGAGGATGTACTGAAATGACATTAATTACCCtgtgagaggaaaaataaaacaaaacaaatgaattattAAGGGATTTATTGCACTGGAAAATATGGCTGGTTGTGGAAATATATGGCTTTGGCTGTTTAATGGAACATTTGGAGCAAATCAGACTCTGCCACCCTGCCGCTATTGCATAACAAGTATGTGAACACCTTCTGATTTCTCTGCAGAGTTTTACTGTGCACTGGACTGACCTGACCTTTACTTTAAAGTGTGCtgtcaaaaaataaacctataaattAACTAAATTTGCCGTCAGTGAAGAACAGTAAAGTGTATTCCCTAAATGGCCTGAGTTTGGCTTGACAGTAGTGCTTGAGTAAAGGTAAAAAGATTGGAATAAATGGTTTTCAATTAATGTTCACAAATAGAAAGTTTGGCCTGATGTTGGctctagaggaaaggtcatgttGTCACTAAAACTGATTGTTgagttgttgttgctttttttctctctctccaggggtCATGAATCTGCACAGTAAATTTGAAAAGCTTCGAATGAACAATATTCAAATTACTGCTTTCATggtgaaaacctgcagcagtGGGAGCAGATTCTTAATATTACTGACACTGTTATTTTGGGAATATAATTACAAAAATTATGGATTGGTACTTGGTATTGGCAGATAATCAAAATATAATGACCTTTGACTCTGGCattaaaggcaaaaaacaaaacaaaacactggatTGGATCATGTCTGATATTATCACAAATCCAATCCATTGATTTAATAGATTTAATAATATTGATTTGACAGTCCTCCAGTGTGTTGATTTTAGTAAGGAATTAGTCATcatatctttatttattcacctgCAAGCATATTAAAAATATGTACCATGGGAGCCCTCCTTTACTGGACAGTGTAGTTGGCACTGGATTAGGGTGAGGACAGGCCACAACAGCCATGGTCCTATCTAACTGGGGCCACACCTGCCCCAAACCCAAGTGGTATCTCAGACCATAGCTTCCAGTGTTCAAAATGCACTGGGTTGGCCACGAGCCCCACCTGCATCAGCATTGTCTGCGAATGCTAAACATACTGCTCTAAATTGCGGGTGCTATGGGTAATGATGCCAAGTAGAGAAACATGGCACACTGGATCATGGCAGGGTCTTGAAGTGGCTGAGGCAAAGTGTCACAAATTGGTATAACTAAAACACTGAGGAGACCTTCGAAAGACTGGAGACAAGGGATCTGCCAGTAGCCTTTGCTCAAGTACAGTGTTGTGAAAAAATTAAGTGCTCCAGTTTGGTGACCTTGGGTACTGAACAGGCATCAGACTTGGGGATCTCATTCACACTGTGATGATGTAGGAGGTTGGCAGCACATCAGCAAAATCTTCTGCAGCAAGGCTGCTTGCGTCCTCCGGCTTGGTGAGAGCTTGTTGTCAGAGGGTGACGGAGGGTGTTTTGGTGAATTTTGGACGCTTCAGTCCTAACACATCTCTCTCGATCACTGTAGTGGCTAGACCGTCAGGGACCATCTACGTCTACAGTTTGAGGAGGCTGAGGTGCTGTGCTGTCCCTGATGATATCCACATCTCTGCTCACTGTGTGGCCATAAATGGTTCTTGCTATAGgcaag
The Myripristis murdjan chromosome 16, fMyrMur1.1, whole genome shotgun sequence DNA segment above includes these coding regions:
- the LOC115374158 gene encoding cytochrome P450 4B1-like, which encodes MEIIETVKTAAQFPSSLPHMHHLLALLLLVVAVCKLTALMVERREKLRNLEAFPGPPAHWLFGHVQEFKQDGTELDKVVKWGKQYPFAFQLWFGPFVSFLNIHHPDYVKTLLSTTEPKDDFGYRFFTPWIGDGLLVSSGQKWFRNRRLLTPGFHYDILKPYVKLMSDSAKTMLDKWESYAQTSESFELFEHVSLMTLDSIMKCAFSCNSDCQHEGGTNAYIKAVYDLSFLINLRVRVAPYHNNIIFHLSPHGFRFRKAVKVAHHHTEEVIRKRREELKKETELDRIQAKRNLDFLDILLCATDEKQHSLSDEDIRAEVDTFMFEGHDTTASGISFILYCLACNPEHQQMCRDEIMHALEGKDTIEWEDLSKIPYTTMCIKESLRLYPPVPGIARKITKPLTFFDGRTAAAGSLVGTSVYGIHRNATVWENPNVFDPLRFLPENVSSRSPHAFVPFSAGPRNCIGQTFAMNEMKVVIALTLRRYQLIEDPNRKPKIVPRLVLRSLNGIHIKIKPVDQQP